In Eubalaena glacialis isolate mEubGla1 chromosome 3, mEubGla1.1.hap2.+ XY, whole genome shotgun sequence, the following are encoded in one genomic region:
- the APOBEC4 gene encoding putative C->U-editing enzyme APOBEC-4 encodes MEPLYEEYLANRGTIVKPYYWLRFSLDCSNCPYHIRTGEEARVPYTEFYQIFGFPYGPTYPQTKHLTFYELKTSSGSLVQKGHASSCTGNDTHPESMLFEMNGYFDSAIYNNDGIRHIILYSSNSPCNESNHCCISKMYNFLVMYPDVTLSIYFSQLYHTEAEFPASAWNREALRSLASLWPQVTLSPISGGIWHSLLNNFVSGMSGVTVFQPILTGRALADRHNAYEINAITGVKPYFTNILPQAKENQNIKAQAALEGYHLNNVFPRQSFQVTSGQLQPNLTLDPRVPVIFVLVPFRNLPPIHVGQNPHKPRNIVKHLNMPQISFQETNDLRRPPIGMPVERVEITQQFASSKEADEKKKKKGKN; translated from the coding sequence ATGGAGCCCTTATATGAGGAATACCTAGCCAATCGTGGAACAATAGTAAAACCTTATTACTGGCTGAGATTCTCTCTCGATTGCTCTAATTGTCCTTACCATATTCGGACAGGTGAAGAAGCAAGAGTTCCCTACACAGAATTTTATCAGATTTTTGGATTCCCTTATGGACCAACATATCCTCAAACAAAACACCTCACATTCTATGAACTAAAAACTTCTTCTGGAAGCCTGgtgcaaaagggccatgctagcAGTTGCACTGGGAATGATACCCATCCGGAATCAATGTTATTCGAGATGAATGGTTACTTTGACTCCGCCATATACAATAACGACGGCATCAGGCATATCATTCTGTATTCCAGCAACTCCCCTTGCAATGAATCTAACCACTGCTGCATCAGCAAAATGTACAATTTCCTGGTAATGTATCCAGACGTCACTCTTAGTATTTACTTTTCTCAGCTCTATCATACTGAGGCTGAATTTCCTGCCTCCGCGTGGAACCGCGAAGCTCTCCGGAGCCTGGCCAGTTTATGGCCGCAGGTCACTTTGAGCCCAATAAGTGGTGGGATTTGGCATTCTCTCCTCAACAACTTTGTGAGTGGTATGTCGGGAGTGACTGTTTTCCAGCCCATTTTAACCGGGAGAGCACTGGCAGACAGGCACAATGCATATGAAATCAATGCCATAACAGGGGTGAAACCCTATTTCACCAATATTCTTCCCCAGGCAAAAGAGAATCAGAACATAAAAGCTCAGGCAGCTTTAGAGGGCTACCACTTAAACAATGTCTTTCCCAGACAGTCTTTTCAAGTGACAAGTGGACAACTGCAACCCAATCTGACCCTAGACCCCAGGGTTCCTGTCATTTTCGTACTGGTGCCTTTCAGAAACCTACCACCAATCCATGTAGGACAAAACCCACATAAACCCAGGAATATCGTAAAGCACTTAAATATGCCTCAAATATCATTCCAGGAAACCAATGATCTCAGAAGGCCTCCCATTGGAATGCCAGTGGAGAGAGTAGAAATCACCCAACAGTTTGCTAGTAGCAAAGAGGCagatgaaaagaagaagaagaaagggaaaaattaa